CCTAGACAATCCTTTTTTCGTTTCGCTACGAGATGGGGCAAAACAAAAAGCCGATGAACTGGGCTATAATCTAGTGATTTTAGATTCACAAAATGATCCCGCTAAAGAATTGGCTAATGTGGAAGATTTAATGGTGCGTGGTGTTAAGTTGTTATTAATTAACCCAACGGATTCACAGGCAGTAGGAACGGCGGTAGCTATTGCAAATCGGCAAGGTATTCCTGTTATTACGTTAGATCGTGGTGCGGCAAACGGACAAGTGGTAAGCCATATTGCTTCTGATAATGTCGCAGGAGGAAAAATGGCTGGCGATTTTATTGCTCAACAACTTGGGCAACAAGCGAAAGTGATTCAGCTTGAGGGCATTGCAGGGACTTCTGCTGCCAGAGAACGAGGAGAGGGTTTTCATCAAGCAGTGCAAATTCATCAATTTGATCTTTTAGCAAGTCAGCCTGCGGATTTTGATCGCAGTAAAGGATTAAATGTAATGGAGAATTTACTGGCAAGCCAAGCAGAGGTACAAGCGGTATTTGCACAAAATGATGAAATGGCATTAGGGGCATTAAGAGCCATTAGAGCGGCGAATAAAAAGGTATTGATCGTAGGTTTTGACGGCACTGATGACGGAATTAATGCAGTAAAACGAGGATATTTAGCGGCAACTATTGCTCAACAGCCTGCGTTAATTGGGGAATTGGGCGTGATTACCGCCGACCGAGTGTTAAAAGGCGAAAAGGTTGAGGCGATTATTCCTGTGCCATTGAAAGTGATTAGCCAATAGAACAAATCGCTCATTTTAAATTGAAATGACGATAATAAAGTAATCGAAAGTGCGGTGAATTTTGACCGCACTTTAAAGGGAGCATAACGAGAACGTAATCATGAAAAAGTTGACAGTCTTAGGCAGTATTAATGCTGAT
Above is a window of Volucribacter amazonae DNA encoding:
- the rbsB gene encoding ribose ABC transporter substrate-binding protein RbsB, with amino-acid sequence MKKIAKSLLVALTAMFATHIAIAKQTIALAVSTLDNPFFVSLRDGAKQKADELGYNLVILDSQNDPAKELANVEDLMVRGVKLLLINPTDSQAVGTAVAIANRQGIPVITLDRGAANGQVVSHIASDNVAGGKMAGDFIAQQLGQQAKVIQLEGIAGTSAARERGEGFHQAVQIHQFDLLASQPADFDRSKGLNVMENLLASQAEVQAVFAQNDEMALGALRAIRAANKKVLIVGFDGTDDGINAVKRGYLAATIAQQPALIGELGVITADRVLKGEKVEAIIPVPLKVISQ